In the Mastacembelus armatus chromosome 16, fMasArm1.2, whole genome shotgun sequence genome, CTGGAATtacagttttctttctcttctggCTACTGCCAGTTTGTTGCACCATTCAATAATTTCTGGTATTTAAGTTTTAGTATGTGGGCAGCACgttggctgagtggttagcactgttgcctcacagcgagaaggacctgggttcgcaacccggcctttctgtgtggagtttgcatgttctccctgtgcttgcgtgggtttactccgtgtactccggtttcctcccacagtccaaaaacatgcatgttaagttgatcggtgactctaaattgcccataggagagtgtatgtgtggttgtttgtctctgtgtgtcgatatgtggccctgcgatgggCTGAtgtcctgtccagggtgtacccttgccttccacccgaaagagagctgggataggctccagcagatccctgtgaccctagataaaggaataagtgggtatagaagatggatggatggaaattttagtatgtaatttttatttttgtgcacctaacatttttatttgtttgtattttaggtGCTCTCAGTGTGCAGCTGGCCTCCCCTAACTATATGTGAGGGTCTACTGTTTGTGCTAGGACATACCATCATACAGAAGCTGCACAGCCAGCTGCACCAGCCCCCTTGGCGCTCACCTCCTGCGCTATGAGCAGAGGTAGAGGAGGGCCTTCCAAAGAACACTCTAACAGGCATCCACCAAGCCACCTGGAGAATTACTACAGACCTGGCCTTTCCTCACACTATCCCAGAGCTGGCCCACAACAGAACCCATATTCAAATTACTACAACAGCCCCACCCCTCCTGTTGTGACCATACAGCCCTCAGATCCCTCTACTCTACCAATAGCAAGCCACAGTAAAGAAGCCTCTAAACCTGCAGCTACTAACTACTCAGAAAATCAGAATCACAGTCCCAGTCCTGCTCCCAATTTATTTCAGTACCAACAGATAGAGTTTCTGAGGGGAAACAGCTCTGAGGCTCCTCAGTTCAGAACCAGTCCACGAGGAGGGGTAGTGGCAAACTACAGGTCACCTAGTTCCTCATACCAGCCCCAGTTAGGGTATAGTAGATATCCAAGCCCAAACAGTAGACCTAGGGGCAGAGGCAGATATAACCAGAACCAGAATTTTGTGTATGCACGTGGTGTAGGAGCCCAGCAGGGCCCCCAAGGCCCTCGATACCTGAACCAAAACCAATCACATAGTAAAAACTACAGCCAGTACTCCAACAAAAAATGGTGTACCCAAGCTGACTCTCTGTGTGACAATTTTAAGAGTTTGTCTCTTCGCGACACAcccaaaagaaaagaaaggttAGACAGACATCACATCACTCTCACTCCTGAAATCCAAGATCAGGTACACAGGGCTTTGGCTGCTCTGAAGCCAAGTGAGAGGATCTCTGCAAAATTGTTAGCAAAAAAGCTTCGTCTGCCcaaaaaaatcataaacaaGGCCCTCTATTCTTTGGAACGCTCACAGAAAGCATTCAAACAAGGACTCCTGCCTCCCGAGTGGACTATTTACAGAGGACCTCTCATCAGCACTGAAGATCAAAATTCAACAGTACAAAGTTCACCATCGCAACCTCAAACACCTGAAGCCAAGGTTGAGCtaaaagcagaaacagcagaaaactgtgAACAAGTGAAAGAAGACGACTCTGATACAGAATCCAGTTCTTCTTACAGCTTTTCTTTAGAGTCATCTGACTCTGAAGAATCCCAGTCACAAGCAAAAGGTCAAAACGAAGAGGAACAACATCACAGCTCCCCTGATCAGGAACATCAGCTTCTCACAATGGCAGACCAGAAGGAGCAAGTTCTGCAGTACCTTTTGGCTTCAAGGGAGGCAACTGCTCTCGTTATAGCTAAAAATCTGGGTCTTAAGAGTGCTAATAAGGTATATCCTACTCTTTCTTCCCTGGAGAAACAGGGTGAAGTCATTAGGAATGGTGAAGTAAACCCCCCTACCTGGGAGCTCTCTGCCCGCCGCagagagaggatggagagaagCCTGAAAGCTGCACAGAGCGCCGCAGCTCGGGGATGTCAGATGGAGGAAGAAGCCAGCAGAGGTGAGAAAGGAGGAGGGTCTCTGTTTCTGCCATCACCACCACTATCGCTGATACCAGGTGTCCAGCCACTGCCAGCTCCAGAGCAAATGGTACGTGATGTTTTTGAGTTTTAGTTTATatctttttgtatttatttgatgGTATTAATGAAAGCACTTTATGAAAGATATGTTAAACCTGACAATGTAGTCACATAACACcactgttcaaataaaaaaatatcctgTTGATGTTAATAAGAAATATTACATGTGAATTAAGATTCAAAATGGAATCAGTTTAACTTATATAGATCCACTTCAGTGGCTaccaacaataataatactaatcAGTAATCATAgatctaaataataaaaatacttcCCTCAAAGTTATAGAACACACCATCTAAAAAGGTTAAAGGAATTCTGGGAAATACATTTGCACTATCAGTCTTCTAATACAGGTTTTTGCACAAAACCTAACATAGGCCTATACATTTCCATAATTTTGAACTTTGACTGTAAAATAGCAAAAGTCTTTTTACTCTATGCAGACAATTGTTTTTATGAATTGCCCcccaaaatacatttttggtggtccaaatgtaaatgtgtttaaaagcaATACAAAGAAGGCAATCATCAGTCTCTCACGTCATCTTTTTTACCCCCCATTAATCTTGCACTTCTCTGCtaaattaattttacattttttttattcgtAAAGTGAGTTATACTCAtttgggtcacacacacaattgaCTGGCTTATAGCTTTGTGTGTTCACTAAGGAACCATGTTCATGTTGATTCTTGTAAACTTATTCATAGGCTCTATTAATCCCAGAGTGTACAGCTGTGTAAAATGAAGACCATGAAAGGCAAACAGTCcctttttaataatttatttctgccaacatttattgttttattccagTAAAGTCAGAGACTCCAGTGCCaacttaatttttttcttttctggcaGAGCAGCACCTCCTGTGGTTTGCAAggtaaaaatgctgtttttgtctcagCTCTCGCAAagtgtcagtgtgacagtaacataaatgaagatgaaaatattataaatatagtGTATGCGTCGATTTATAACATTTGTAGAAGTGCCGAGTGGGTAACTTAATGCGCTGACTATGGATAAGTGACGTTAATGTTAGGCACAACAGCTGCACGACAGCGAATAATCTGAACTAACAAAGCATCGcactgctgcttcttctttttgctcttttttcttttggccGTATTTTTGATGCTGGTCCTCCACTGATCTCTTTGCCCCTTTGATCATAGACTTTCAACTCAGGTGAGGGAGTGCGGGTTCCAGTGCGCTGCTGCTGGGCTGGTAGTGAGAGAATCAGTGATTCGTTCATTTTGACCGGGACAGACCGAGGCTAGGCTACTTTGAGAAACCGTGTGATTAATACCATGAGTCACGAGTCATTAAAATGACTCTCGAGTTTTGAACGATTCGTTCAGGACTCGCACATCACAAAGCCACAGCCTGGACCCTTCTCATCTACTTTTTCACCTTGTATACACTTCTCAAAATCCAGGCAGCCGCTTGTATTCACTCCTACATTTTCGGTTAAGTTTTATGTAATAGTCcgtctttgtgtttgtggttctTCTGTAGGGATCAGTTAGAAATTTAGTTAAGGCTAGTAAACCCATACTTAAGCAGGTCCGACAAACGCACGCAGACAAGTAACCTTACTGTTAGCTGTTTTCGCAGAAAGTGAATAGCGAGTTAATCAGCATGTTTTTGCATCTGTAACGTTGCGTTGGCAAAGGGCTGTgggcttttttttgtttttttttttaattgaaccTTTATTTAAGCAGGTACTTACATTGAGACATGAGGTCTCATTCTCATTTAGAGATCTGATAAAACTTGGTGGCCACCTAATGGGGATAAATGGTGGTCATGTGGTAGCTTTTTGTGGCCACTTTGGGCCATGGTTAATGTTGAACCCTGACGTGTATTCAGTCAGGCTTTAATTTCCAAACTGACTTTATTAACCACTTCAcctcttttctgttcttttttttttcagtcccaTTCCTCTGTTCAGGCCCCTACCTTTACTTCTTGTGAGGAAAAAGAGACCAGCGAAGGACAGTGGACAACAGACGATATCCCAGTATTCCTCAACGCCATTCGGAGAGAGACAGATGCTGAAAAACTGGCAGCAGAGAAAGCCAACGAGATGGGAACTGTTGCTGTGTCACTGGCTGCCCCACCTCCCCAGAACCTGTGGGCTAAGTTACAGGAGGTGAAGCTGAAGAATCCTGTCAGTGGCCTCATGGAGTATGCCCAGTATCTGGGCCACAACTGTGAGTTCCAGCTTCTCGACCAGTCAGGACCCTCCCACGACCCAAGGTTAGTGACACGATCTGTAATCGTGTAATTGGCAGCAGggataaataaatatatctttGACcattgtctgtgtgttcatTGCATTTATTCAATCTGtccattaatttaatttgttacATTCTAATGGCAAACCTATTGATTTAGAGTAGACATGTCTTAATGAAAGCATAGTTACAACCATTTCACAAGAGCAATCCATAATCCAAGCCATAATTCCAGGTGATCAGTTTAAGTTATTGTGGACTACAGTCAAATTCCAGATAAGTTATTTATAGTCTGATGGCCTTAGGATATGTATTTTTCTTAAACTCCTCTAATTTGATATAAAGTTGTGTGAACCTTCTTCCAGACGGCAGTTTCTGAAGGATGGGGGGGCACCAGATAAGTGCCCTCACTAATGGTGTTCAGTGCTTTTTGTTTAAGACAATTTTTATAAATAGGATATATTGGATTGAATTTTGACCTCCCAAAACAGCGATCACTGTAACTCATCAGCatattttctctccctctgtcagaTTCCGTATGCAGGTTATGCTCAATGGGAGGCTGTTTCCTGTTGCAGAAGCTTCAAGTAAGAAGGTTGCAAAAAAGGACGCTGCTGCAGCCGCCCTGCGTATTCTGATTGGAGAGATGCAGGGAGGTGCGAGCACAGGGGATGAGGGAAATGCGGCCAGTACTGACCAATTAATAGATCCTCTCCCAGACACCAGTGTAagttgtttaaatttaaaataatcacacaCCTTGATTTGTAAGTTAGCCTCTTCTACTAATGTCATTATCAAAGTTGAAGTGTGTTTTAAACTAGTGGGAGGCAATTAGCAGCCTGTGGGACAAATATGGCACACCAACAAAAACTTTTGCCtatgaaaaaaagttttcaacttcagttttgtttttttgggtttgttttttttttttttttttttttaattctttttattttaactttgatttttaaaaaaattggtATGGGTAAGAATCTAAGTACAAGGCTCATATGAATGAAAACCACTGCCACTCTGCCATATTCATCTAATATCAGGTTTAGTGACCATATCAACTTAATAACACAAATAATCAAATCAGTTTAACTGATGAACAAAAACCACTTTAATTCTAATGCAGTTTTGGTTCCACAGCTTTGTGTCTGCAGAAACATTAGATTTTTGTCTGGCAAACACAAATATGTGGCAGGCACACTTTTTGTTAAGGTCACTGCTGTAGTTTATTGTGTGGATAACCATCCAATTAACAGACCATGATATTTCCTCTTGTGCTGCTTGCCAGGGGTCAGTGGAAAGCACGGGGGGAATGTTTGGATCAGGCAGTACGGAAGGAACAGTGGAGGGACCTCGCCCACCCCTGTCCCGCTCCCTGCCTGGTGGGAAGAATCCAGTGTCTGTCCTGATGGAGTACAGTCAGCGCAGCGGGAACCCCATTGAATTCATCATCACTGGGCAGGCAGGCCCACCACATGATCCACGGTACTGGCTCCTTCACTTCCCTCTGAATATGTCCTTTTGGATTTTGCTCTTCCTCTTACTGCACATTCTTAAATTAAGTTCCTGTGTGGTGCATTTCCTCCTTGGAGAAGCAATTCAAGAGCTATTTCTGTTCAATCTGGCCTCACTGCTATCATCAGCTGACAAAAGACATAGTAGCATCTTTGTccctctgctctttctgtttaTAATCCACCGCTTTAGGCAGTTGTCTGCTAGGACATACAATAAAAATTACTTTCATCCATTCACTTTCTTTAAATGCATGCATCTGTCTTGATTACTAGTCCAACATAGGCTGTAGCATCACTGTGACTAGCCTGTGACAAATCTGCTGATGTATCTAAATTTGATAAGGAACATGAAATAGTAACTCAGCAAAGTTTTCCATCATCAGAACCAAAATAATTCTtacctcctctctctttctaccCATTTCCTCCTCTATCTGGTGTTCAGGTTCATGTACAGGGTGAAGGTTGGACAGAACTTGTTCGCAGAGGCCTCAGCTCCAAGCAAGAAGGCAGCCCGACAGCTGGCAGCAGAGGAAGCTGTCAAAGAATTGATGGCTGATGGGAGACTGCAACTCAACAAGGTGAAGAGTGAGAAACAGAATAACTGGAGCTGTTCATTTTTCATATTGCCAAAATGAGTGGAATGACTTTAGAGAAACAACAGATTACTCAAGCAGAAGTAAATGATTCTGTCACTTCTGCCACACTTCCACTTCCTTTGCCCAATACTGTTTAAATCTTTCTAGTTGACCACTTTCTACTcccatctttctttttcagccACAGTTGCCCTTGGGCCCTTCGAGTGATGATGACAGTGGTTCTGGGACTGCATGTCCATCTTTGCCCCCTCTGACTGCAGATGAGTTGCGAGCAGCACATGAGGCAGGGGTTGGGGACCTTATCAACCACCTGAACAACAACGCAGTGTCAGGTCTTCTGGAGTACGCCAGAGCCCGGGGCTTTGCTGCTGAGATCCGCCTGGTGGGCCAGTCTGGCCCTCCACATGAGCCCAAGTATGTGTGAGCtgcataaatacaaatataaatgtaacaTGTACACATTGGATAAGAAAATCTATGTGCTTTTGGAAATGTGTTCTTTGTGtacctgagaaaaaaaatctaattattgAAAGTTATGGTACATAAGGAACCTTTGCCTcgtttttctgttgttcttgAAACACTTAACATTCTGTGTCAAAGTGCACAAatagatgtttgtgtttatggtCCAGCCATGGTGTGCATGGGGTTCTTGGGTCTTAAAGTGAATGAAAGAACCCCAAACCCTCTCAAACCCCCCTCCTGCCTCTCCTGATTAGGTTCACCTACCAAGCTAAGCTGGGTGGACGGTGGTTCCCTCCAGTCTGTGCATCCAACAAGaagcagggaaaacaggaagctgCAGATGCTGCTCTACGGGTTCTAATAGGAGAAGCTGAGAGGGCAGCCCGCACTGGGGAGCTTACCCCAGCTGAGGTACTggcttttcacattttctatcATGAAAACTGAATGTATAATAAAAGAAAGTTCTCTGTTCCAACATAGTGGTAAGGCAAAAAATACTGGGAGGGGAGAAACAACAGAAGCATATCAAGAGATTCGGTTAACCTTCATCATCTGTGCTGAACCATAATAAACATTGGCATGTAATTGACCATCTCACCTCTGccaaaataataacataaaatgttCATAAGTACAATCAGAATATCCTGTAATAACTTCAGTTCAAGTGTAGCCATTGTAAAAGAAACTACAAATTGATTCAATTGAGTCTCTCTTTCACAACAACTAAATGATTAAAAGagtcttctctgttttttttatctataGTTAGGGAGCCTGCCTTAAATATGTTGCTCATGTGAATCAATGAACATTATATCTTCTGGCGCCGCTTGTGATCATGGCAGGCAAGGTCCTTTGCACTctagtgtttttgtgtggggtttttttctgttttctgctgcccCTTTCTGATCATCTACACCAGAGATGAATGTTTGAGCATCAGGGGGAAGACTGTTACAAAAGGTCCTATCACACCTCACaccccttttttttaaatttttttttatttcttcctttcttAAAAGTTTAACGTTATTTAGTTCTTGTACACAGAGATAGTTTAGTGAACTGGAGTTAAATTCCTGGTTTGTGGGCACAAATGTGGCCAATAAAACAGATTCTGATTCTAAAGTGTAATATTTattggtagttttttttttttttttttaagatacgTTTATATACCTAATATTAAATAATCCCtaattcatttcttttctgcCCTCCTGCCCTGTATTCTTGCCTTTCTCTAGCTTCCAGTGAGTGGCAGCACTTTGCATGACCAGATAGCAATGTTGAGTCACCAGCGCTTCAACGCCCTGACCACACGTATCCAGCACAGCCTTCTGGGTCGCAAAATTCTGGCCACCATCATCatgaggaggggggagggcCTGGGGACTGTTGTCAGCCTGGGAACTGGTATATCCACCCTTCAGCATATACCCTATCAAACATAGGAGGAGGTTAAAAAGGGAATACAAGGAATTGTGTagcaacagaaataaaagggtTGCCATGCTGTTTAGCGTTATAGATTTCTGTGCTCACAGGCATGTGCTGTCAGATAGCTATAACAGAACTAGTTCACTGCAGAATGGAGGGCCTTTGCATTGTTGTGCTCTTTGACATTAAATgtctcatttttgtttgtttttttttgttttttcaattgACAGGGAATCGTTGTGTTAAAGGGGAGGAGCTGAGCCTTAAAGGGGAGACTGTTAATGATTGCCATGCTGAAATCATCTCCAGAAGGGGATTTGTCCGGTAGAAATAGATCTTGCTCTTTTATcgttttatcttttatcttttatctctCTCATTTCTAAAAATACCCAACTCTTCTTCCAGACCCAGTCTACAGAACATCATTCATCCATCTAACTTGCCATCTGCTTTCCTCTCAGGTTTCTGTACATTGAGCTGCTAAAGCACTATGACGGCACAGAAGACAGTATATTTGAGCCAGctgataaaaacaaactgcagattAAGTCTGACATAACCTTTCACCTCTACATCAggtattgtttttgtctttattcacCCACCACACATGCTCTTATTTTCCATTCACATCCTTTCTGTGAGTCAGATACACCGCTGTTTCATGTTTAGTATGTCGTAACAATATCTTATGTCTCTTTTTATATCCATAGCACAGCACCGTGTGGAGATGGGGCTCTGTTTGATAAGTCCTGCAGTGAGGCAGGGGATGAAGTCCGTGGCCACCAGCCCCTGTTTGAAAATGCTAAGCAGGGCAAGCTTCGAACCAAAGTTGAGAACGGTGAGAGATGAAAGTCAGACCCTGTCCTCACAAATGCTGTACCAGTTTTCACCATCAGTGCATAGAAGAAAAGAATTTGTCATCCTTGTCTGTAAGCAAGAGCTGTAAGCCTTTTCataagtgttttgttgtttgcacCAGGTGAGGGCACCATCCCAGTGGAGTCAAGTGCAATTGTGCCCACCTGGGATGGAATCCAGCATGGTGAGAGGCTGCGAACCATGAGCTGCAGTGATAAAATCCTGCGCTGGAACGTGCTGGGCCTGCAGGGGGCGTTGCTCTCCCATTTCCTGCATCCCATCTATCTAAAGTCTATCACACTTGGTAAAATATGCTGTTCAATTGTCATTGTCATAGCCAGGTGGACAACAAATTATTTGACAAACACTGAAGTTACCATTAGTAAAGTGgaattaatttctgtttttctactgTTTCCTGTgtaaaattttatttacaattcgtcttttctgttttgatctGTTAGGATATCTGTATAGCCACGGTCATTTGACACGTGCTGTTTGCTGTCGGCTGGCCAGAGACGGCGATACATTCGCCCAGAATCTCCCTCCTCCCTTTATACTCAACCACCCTGAGGTAACCACACACGACTTGGGCAATGTCTCATATAGACATTAATCAGGAATATTGAGATCATTTTAACTAAGTTCATCAGTTAAGCTGCCAGTACTCCTATATGGACATGTACAACAAATTCTTTGTCGCTTTCCTTTTGTAAATTTGATCCATCCAGCAATTGgtcacaatcacacacaaacacagtagtTGGCTGTTAGATGCTGTTTAGCTTGTTCATTGTTTTAGCTTAATACTGTTACTTGGCTTTAACCTTTTAGTCACCCacggagcggatccgctctgtatgtgtatgtttatagtttgtcaaaaaaagatcgtcgaaaaatgtggatataatataatacattttatgtctaataaaaccttaaagtctcacgattaaaatggcataaagcaatttaggatcgaataatcacagcgactacagtttcttaattcATACATCAGTGAAACTGATTGAAACTACCACCCCATCTGCACAGAATGTAATGCAACCATAATACTGACACATGAGTTACACAACTAATTTTACATGCTCTGTTTGCAACTGCTGAGTCACACTGAAGGGCTAAATCGGCCTGAATGAACAGAAATAtgctctcctccccctcccttctctccaTCACCACCTGGCTCGACTGCAGGTAGGCAGGGTGAGCGTGTACGACTCCACACGTCACACAGGCAAGACCAAGGAGTCCAGTGTGAACTGGAGTCTTCCAGACCAGCATAATGTAGAGGTGCTGGATGGGACCAAAGGCAAACTAGATGGGTATGTAGTATTCAGTCTCCCCAAGGAAAGACTGTCACTcttatttttatatgatttatcAATATTTCAGACTATTTGTATAGTTTTGTTATTGTGCACTTAATTTTGTGAACAGCTTAAGGAATGCTGTGCTGCTATGTGTCAACTTACAACCAATTTAAGTGGGTCATTGTATGAACAGAGGTTTTACATTTAACTAGTTGTTATTCAGTATGTCTGTAAATTACCTTCCAGAAATGTGATTTAGTGTTTTCACGAGGTATTAATCATCATCATACTGGTCGAATGCCATCATTGGAATTTGTTTCAGGAGGGATTAGTTGTCAAGATCTCACTCAGTATTCAGTTAGGGTTAGTCCTGTGCATCCAAATAATTATACACTCTATGGTTAGAAATATGTAATGTGGCAAACTATGTgcaacacacactgaacactcCTTGGTagcatttttgttttggatAACCACAAGCgctctttttctgaaataaatttaattttaattaagcTGCTCAATAACCTGAGTAGCAGGCAGTGAATGAAACTAAATAGGGAACACTGCATAATCAGAGGAAAAACTGTCACCTTCTCCTGCTGGACAATCTAGGATGGTTTCCATGTCTGTCCCACTTTTTAATGAACACTTAACTAAATAGTCCTCTAATATCTTCCCTGTAGGAACAAAGTGGGTGTGTCCCGCGTGTCCAAGTCCAATCTGTTCTGTCTGTTCCGCTCTCTGTGCCAGCGGTGCGGCCGCACTGATCTACTGTCCCTGCCCTCCTACGCACAGGCCAAGATGTCAGCCTTGTCCTTCCAGCTAGCTAAGCAGCAATTCTTCCAGGCTCTCAGTGTCCACGGTTATGGCTCCTGGATTGGCAAACCGTTAGAAGAGAAGAGCTTTGAGGCAGGGGAGGAAATGGGGAGCAATGGAGCAAACATACCAGTGGGATATGGCAGCAGTAGAAATGGGGGACCGGTGATACACTAACAAGAGGAGGCATAGAACAGCACAGGGTGCATTATTAAGTGTGCAATCTAAATATGCCCACTTAATAATGCCTTGTTGAGGGGAGAAAAGCACAAAGCATGAACATATTGAAAGTGTGGCtgtgaagaaagaaatggaCAATCAAAGCGTAGCCAGTGGCCCGAACTGTACCTGCTGATTGAACATGGTTAAAGGCTGCAGAGGGTGAGTGATCAAAAGGAACAGAATTCACAGGAAGATGGTACAGGAGTGGAGTCAACTCAGACAGATTGAAGGGGGGATGAGGGGCTGTACAATGTAAACTCCTCATGAGTAACGAAGTAGTTTGAAATCAGTGAACCACCTCCCACACCAAACAATGCTACAAAACTGTGTTAGCTTAAAAGACATTCACTGTTTTCAGGATTTTGTTTATAACCATATATTAGTTTCcaattgtaattttactttttcCTTACAATGGTTAcatttgtcatcatcatttatCCACTGTTGTACTTGGTATGTAAAGTCAGTTTTTTCAGGTTCTTTGATTATTGCAGTTGCATTTTGGACCCAGATGACTGGACCTCTTTAGACTGCTCTTTGTCAATTTTTTACATGAGAGGTGGCAAGTAATGCCAGCTGGCATTCAACCTAACACAACCCTTCCACTGTAGTAATGTTTGTAACTGTGATCAAGATAATTAAGGTTAAATTTAAACCTCTGTCAGGAAGTGCTTATCTTTTCTGCTGCCTATGTTTTACTTCAGACATAAGCATCTGTTTTTAGGACAGCCGGCAGAAACAATGGCATGCTCCCAGAAGCAAccttgattattatttttttaaattgcactcACCCTAGTTAATGTCATTAACGCCCAGTACAGTCCCAGCTCTCAGCGCACCTTTAGAGCAATATTAATGCAGTCTTTCCTTGTCCAGTGTTTGACACTGTAGCTTCTGTACTTACTCTAAAGATTTCAGATAGGCCCCTTTAAGAGTTGTCCCAGCTCTGAAATTTAAACCTGCTGTATACCCTCAGCTGTCCCCCCCTATCCACATTGTTGTTGCCATGATTACTACAGCATAGGTCAGTGCACCTTTCTGATCAGTCCCATGTTTCCCccatgttttgtgcttttataaaGAATTCATGATGTCAAGACATCTAAGAAGTAATTGTTCTTATTgcttgtgtttgtatatgttttttttttttctgtcagtacaGCCATCAGTAGCTGGTCATGTTAGCAGGTCTTGGGAAGTTCCTACTGTCCTCCCAACACCGTACagtctgcattgtttttttacACCTCAATAGGAAAAGGCTTTTGAGGGTGTTTCGCATGTCCAGTTCTTGTGGACAGCTAGGTGAGGACTGTTCTTGCTTTGATTACAAGTAGATTGATGATGCAATATATACATCAGGTATATACAAATACATGACcacacagatatacagtgggATCTAAAAGCCTGAGTCCAGTTTCAGAATTTTAGTTAAATTCTAGTTAAAAAGGTTTAGCTAAGTTATATTacacaatgttttttatttctttaaagcagtatgtaaaaaatatatatatatttacagaaCGTTTTTCTGTCTCTACTGTGCCCACTATTTCCATTAGCTGCTGCGCTTGGACAGTGCTGTGtagaaaaacttttttatttttttttattttctggtaGTACTTGAGGACCGTAAAACAGCATGTCAGCACACAGTTCACATTTTATAGCAGTTCATTATCAAATACAAATACTAGCCCTGGGAatgaaaactgaacattatcaccttcatgacGGGAAAGATTATTGCAGGAATGTTGAATTAGACTGGATTAGTTTTAGTTTGGTGGAACTAATTAATTGCCAACTAGcagaaaaagagcagaataTATAATTTCTTTGCAGTACATcatacatttctttaaaaattacattAGCTCTAAATTAATCTGAATTGAAGTGTCAAAAGGaaatgattttagtttttaattgcGCAACTTGGTATTGACTCAGACTTTTATACCCCATTGTATGCAAAAATGGACGTTTGagtataatactgtatatatggctgtgtgtgtatgtaaatgtatagCTTTAATGTATCgtgtatattttttaatcatctacagttc is a window encoding:
- the adar gene encoding double-stranded RNA-specific adenosine deaminase codes for the protein MSRGRGGPSKEHSNRHPPSHLENYYRPGLSSHYPRAGPQQNPYSNYYNSPTPPVVTIQPSDPSTLPIASHSKEASKPAATNYSENQNHSPSPAPNLFQYQQIEFLRGNSSEAPQFRTSPRGGVVANYRSPSSSYQPQLGYSRYPSPNSRPRGRGRYNQNQNFVYARGVGAQQGPQGPRYLNQNQSHSKNYSQYSNKKWCTQADSLCDNFKSLSLRDTPKRKERLDRHHITLTPEIQDQVHRALAALKPSERISAKLLAKKLRLPKKIINKALYSLERSQKAFKQGLLPPEWTIYRGPLISTEDQNSTVQSSPSQPQTPEAKVELKAETAENCEQVKEDDSDTESSSSYSFSLESSDSEESQSQAKGQNEEEQHHSSPDQEHQLLTMADQKEQVLQYLLASREATALVIAKNLGLKSANKVYPTLSSLEKQGEVIRNGEVNPPTWELSARRRERMERSLKAAQSAAARGCQMEEEASRGEKGGGSLFLPSPPLSLIPGVQPLPAPEQMSHSSVQAPTFTSCEEKETSEGQWTTDDIPVFLNAIRRETDAEKLAAEKANEMGTVAVSLAAPPPQNLWAKLQEVKLKNPVSGLMEYAQYLGHNCEFQLLDQSGPSHDPRFRMQVMLNGRLFPVAEASSKKVAKKDAAAAALRILIGEMQGGASTGDEGNAASTDQLIDPLPDTSGSVESTGGMFGSGSTEGTVEGPRPPLSRSLPGGKNPVSVLMEYSQRSGNPIEFIITGQAGPPHDPRFMYRVKVGQNLFAEASAPSKKAARQLAAEEAVKELMADGRLQLNKPQLPLGPSSDDDSGSGTACPSLPPLTADELRAAHEAGVGDLINHLNNNAVSGLLEYARARGFAAEIRLVGQSGPPHEPKFTYQAKLGGRWFPPVCASNKKQGKQEAADAALRVLIGEAERAARTGELTPAELPVSGSTLHDQIAMLSHQRFNALTTRIQHSLLGRKILATIIMRRGEGLGTVVSLGTGNRCVKGEELSLKGETVNDCHAEIISRRGFVRFLYIELLKHYDGTEDSIFEPADKNKLQIKSDITFHLYISTAPCGDGALFDKSCSEAGDEVRGHQPLFENAKQGKLRTKVENGEGTIPVESSAIVPTWDGIQHGERLRTMSCSDKILRWNVLGLQGALLSHFLHPIYLKSITLGYLYSHGHLTRAVCCRLARDGDTFAQNLPPPFILNHPEVGRVSVYDSTRHTGKTKESSVNWSLPDQHNVEVLDGTKGKLDGNKVGVSRVSKSNLFCLFRSLCQRCGRTDLLSLPSYAQAKMSALSFQLAKQQFFQALSVHGYGSWIGKPLEEKSFEAGEEMGSNGANIPVGYGSSRNGGPVIH